One window of the Pyrinomonadaceae bacterium genome contains the following:
- a CDS encoding glycosyltransferase family 4 protein, whose product MIRNVLICTTQVPFTRGGAEDHVEGLRRALVAAGHATEVVALPFKWYPPMEIMRGAMAWRMLDLSAANGRPVDLVIGMKFPAYLVAHPNKVLWILHQHRSAYNLWGTAFDDLSTFPEGPRVREWIKHCDEKLIPDAKKVFANSRTVADRLKKYNNLESEVLYHPPPLADRLRAGEQSDYLFYPSRLEPQKRQTLLIEAMKYVGAPVKAVFAGSSSDASHYQALARQHGVADRISFRGFVSEDDLIGLYANSLGVCYLPFDEDYGYVTLQGMLSAKPMIVTSDSGGATEFVEDQITGGIVQPDPKAIAEAIDQLYADRNRARLMGEKGLEKISSMNLGWSNVVDKIISAA is encoded by the coding sequence ATGATTCGAAATGTCCTAATCTGCACGACCCAGGTTCCTTTCACACGCGGTGGCGCAGAAGACCACGTCGAAGGCTTGCGGCGCGCGCTGGTCGCCGCCGGGCACGCGACGGAGGTCGTAGCCCTGCCCTTCAAGTGGTACCCACCGATGGAAATCATGCGCGGCGCCATGGCCTGGCGCATGCTCGATCTGTCGGCCGCGAACGGACGGCCCGTCGATTTAGTGATCGGAATGAAGTTTCCGGCCTACCTCGTGGCGCACCCAAATAAAGTTCTTTGGATTTTGCACCAGCATCGCTCGGCTTATAACCTTTGGGGTACGGCGTTCGACGATCTTTCGACCTTTCCCGAAGGCCCCCGCGTCCGCGAGTGGATCAAACACTGTGACGAGAAACTGATTCCCGACGCGAAAAAGGTTTTCGCCAATTCGCGCACCGTTGCTGACCGCCTGAAGAAATACAACAACCTCGAAAGCGAGGTGCTGTATCATCCGCCGCCATTGGCTGATCGCCTGCGCGCGGGCGAGCAAAGCGATTACCTCTTTTATCCCAGCCGCCTCGAACCACAGAAGCGACAGACCTTGCTGATCGAAGCCATGAAGTATGTAGGCGCGCCCGTCAAGGCAGTTTTTGCCGGCAGCTCAAGCGACGCCTCGCATTACCAGGCGCTGGCCCGTCAACATGGCGTCGCCGATCGAATTTCTTTTCGCGGCTTTGTTTCCGAGGACGATCTGATCGGACTGTATGCGAACTCGCTGGGCGTTTGTTACCTGCCCTTTGATGAAGATTATGGTTACGTAACTTTGCAGGGCATGTTGTCAGCCAAGCCCATGATCGTGACGAGCGACAGCGGCGGCGCGACGGAATTCGTTGAAGATCAAATCACTGGAGGGATCGTGCAACCCGACCCCAAAGCAATCGCTGAAGCAATCGATCAGCTTTACGCCGATCGCAACCGCGCGCGTCTGATGGGCGAAAAAGGGCTGGAAAAAATCTCATCCATGAATCTTGGCTGGTCGAACGTAGTTGATAAGATCATCAGCGCGGCCTGA
- a CDS encoding TIGR03118 family protein, whose translation MVKKVNFYPFRFTTISLALIAAIFVSSFTSVAQLRTDKRNPAALTFGVIFRQTNLVANLPGVALIEDRLLRNPWGVSVGPDTPFCVVNNGGSSASLYVGDVSGGPLVPNPDLRSISIVPPESVVAIPVAATAVVANTTSGFLASLTPTTPAAPARFIFVTRNGAINAWQPGMGDMATVQRFVPGHNYTGVAITTTASGTFLLAADFTNGKIDVFDSSFNPASLPGNFADLTVPGSFRPFNIQNLGGALYVTYADLTSASGYVRKFDLDGNRITSFAIDNGPLAGPWGLAIAPDGSGGFSGLLLVGNVINVPFRASINAFTATGEHIGVMSDATGAALQIDNLHGFTFGNGVNGGDANVLYFAAGIFGQRHGLFGSLKPVTGIPPTTIKFSAASYSASETDPFVDITVTRSGVVGDPATVNYATVDDSAQQGRDYEIALGKITFNPGETSKTFRVLIIDDHEIGGGTAPPLFLALSNSTGAEIVAPSVATLSIMDNEFDTPRQPPNTNDDARLFVREHYLDFLNREPDSSGWDFWTNEITSCLTEQCREVKRINVSAAFFLAIEFQRTGPISYLANKAAFGNLPGAPVPVRYGQFMRDVQQLQRNLIFDNGSFETQLAANKQEYFNDFIARPEFVHTYAAMSNAQYVDRLIQNAGGGFPPSDRDAWVAGLNGGTKTRATVLREISERASFKQQEFNNLFVLMEYFGYLRRSPDDPPDNNFTGFNSWLTKLNSFNGDYIRSEMVKAFISSTEYRSRFGPP comes from the coding sequence ATGGTCAAGAAGGTAAATTTTTATCCGTTCCGATTCACGACAATCAGCCTGGCTTTGATCGCGGCGATTTTCGTCAGTTCTTTCACTTCCGTCGCACAACTCCGAACTGATAAGCGAAATCCTGCCGCCCTTACATTTGGAGTGATCTTTCGTCAAACAAACCTGGTCGCAAATCTTCCGGGCGTGGCCCTGATTGAAGATCGATTGCTTCGGAACCCCTGGGGCGTTTCAGTCGGACCGGATACGCCGTTCTGCGTCGTGAACAACGGGGGTTCGTCTGCGAGTCTTTATGTAGGTGACGTTTCGGGTGGTCCCTTAGTCCCCAATCCGGACCTTCGTTCAATTTCAATTGTTCCGCCAGAGAGTGTCGTTGCAATACCGGTAGCCGCGACTGCGGTGGTCGCGAACACGACCAGCGGGTTCCTCGCGTCGTTGACACCTACGACTCCCGCAGCTCCTGCACGTTTCATTTTTGTGACCCGCAACGGAGCGATTAACGCCTGGCAGCCCGGTATGGGCGACATGGCCACGGTGCAGCGTTTCGTCCCCGGTCATAACTACACGGGTGTGGCAATCACCACCACCGCATCGGGTACGTTTCTGCTGGCCGCTGATTTCACCAACGGCAAGATCGATGTGTTCGATAGTTCGTTCAACCCGGCATCGCTGCCCGGAAATTTCGCCGACCTGACCGTCCCGGGCAGTTTTCGTCCATTCAATATTCAGAATCTTGGCGGCGCGCTTTATGTCACCTACGCCGATTTAACTTCGGCCAGCGGCTATGTGCGTAAATTCGATCTCGACGGAAATCGCATAACCAGTTTCGCGATCGACAACGGGCCACTGGCTGGCCCCTGGGGACTCGCAATTGCACCAGATGGTTCCGGCGGGTTCAGCGGGTTGTTGCTGGTCGGTAATGTAATCAACGTACCCTTCCGCGCCAGCATTAATGCCTTTACGGCTACCGGTGAGCATATCGGCGTCATGAGTGACGCTACCGGGGCCGCATTGCAAATCGACAATCTCCACGGATTCACGTTTGGCAATGGTGTTAACGGTGGTGACGCCAACGTTCTGTATTTCGCCGCAGGAATTTTCGGCCAACGGCACGGGCTCTTCGGATCGCTAAAACCAGTAACCGGGATCCCGCCGACCACGATCAAATTTAGTGCGGCGTCTTACTCTGCTTCCGAAACAGATCCGTTCGTCGACATTACGGTGACTCGTTCGGGCGTCGTCGGCGATCCGGCGACCGTGAATTACGCAACGGTAGACGACAGCGCGCAGCAAGGCCGCGACTACGAAATTGCGCTGGGCAAAATAACTTTCAATCCGGGAGAGACCAGCAAGACATTTCGCGTTCTGATTATCGACGATCATGAGATCGGCGGCGGCACAGCACCTCCTTTGTTTCTCGCACTGAGCAACTCTACCGGAGCAGAGATTGTTGCGCCCTCGGTGGCGACGTTGTCGATAATGGACAACGAGTTTGACACGCCGCGGCAACCGCCCAACACGAACGATGATGCAAGGCTGTTTGTGCGCGAGCACTATCTCGATTTCCTAAATCGCGAACCCGACTCCTCGGGCTGGGATTTTTGGACGAATGAAATCACGTCTTGCTTGACGGAGCAGTGCCGAGAAGTCAAACGGATCAACGTCTCAGCCGCGTTCTTTCTGGCCATAGAATTTCAGCGCACTGGCCCGATCTCGTATCTGGCGAATAAGGCTGCCTTTGGAAACCTTCCGGGGGCGCCCGTGCCCGTCCGGTACGGCCAGTTCATGCGCGACGTGCAGCAGCTTCAGCGCAATCTCATTTTTGATAACGGGAGCTTTGAGACCCAGCTCGCTGCCAACAAGCAGGAGTATTTCAACGACTTTATTGCCCGGCCTGAATTCGTGCATACGTATGCGGCGATGTCCAACGCGCAATACGTTGACCGGTTGATTCAGAACGCGGGTGGCGGCTTTCCTCCGAGCGATCGCGATGCGTGGGTGGCGGGACTGAACGGCGGTACGAAAACACGCGCGACGGTGCTAAGAGAAATATCTGAGAGGGCGTCGTTCAAACAACAAGAGTTCAATAATTTATTTGTACTGATGGAGTACTTCGGCTATCTGCGCAGAAGCCCGGACGACCCGCCCGATAACAACTTTACCGGGTTCAACTCCTGGCTGACCAAGCTAAACTCGTTTAATGGCGACTACATTCGATCGGAAATGGTCAAGGCGTTCATTAGCTCGACAGAATATCGTTCACGTTTTGGCCCGCCCTAA